In Blastopirellula sp. J2-11, a single genomic region encodes these proteins:
- a CDS encoding ABC transporter permease: MRESLLRVLLPAVTLLIALAIWQTLVTQGKIPPYLLPSPAAVGAAFLRNGAQLWSGSLLTGVAALAGFAAAVLLGTLVALLFSQSRLIRLSGYPYAIFFQTVPIVAIAPWIVTLTGYGLPSVIVVATIISLFPIITSATTGLLSVDRSLVELFRLHRASRWQMLWKLQFPTAIRYLVTGMKSSSGLAVVGAIVGEFFVGYSGTQHGLGYYIRSSSDNLKTDELFAAMICCTLLGVFVFAAINLLERLALRRWTES, translated from the coding sequence ATGCGTGAGTCCTTGCTACGAGTTTTGTTGCCAGCGGTGACGCTGTTAATCGCGCTGGCGATCTGGCAGACGTTGGTTACCCAGGGAAAGATCCCTCCCTATTTGCTGCCGAGTCCTGCCGCAGTCGGCGCGGCGTTTCTCCGCAACGGCGCCCAATTGTGGAGCGGATCGTTGCTGACAGGCGTCGCTGCGCTGGCGGGATTTGCAGCGGCGGTCTTGTTGGGAACCTTGGTCGCGCTCCTCTTCTCGCAGTCGCGACTGATTCGACTCAGCGGCTATCCTTACGCGATCTTCTTTCAAACCGTGCCGATCGTTGCGATCGCGCCTTGGATCGTCACTCTGACCGGGTATGGTTTGCCGAGCGTGATTGTGGTCGCGACCATTATCAGCCTCTTTCCGATCATCACCAGCGCCACCACGGGACTGCTGTCGGTCGATCGCAGTCTGGTCGAGTTGTTTCGATTGCATCGGGCCTCTCGTTGGCAGATGCTTTGGAAGCTGCAATTTCCGACAGCGATCCGCTACTTAGTGACCGGGATGAAATCGAGCAGCGGTCTCGCGGTGGTCGGAGCAATCGTCGGCGAGTTCTTTGTCGGCTATAGCGGCACGCAGCATGGGCTAGGCTATTACATCCGCAGTTCCAGCGACAATTTGAAAACGGACGAACTGTTCGCCGCGATGATTTGCTGCACGTTGCTGGGAGTGTTCGTCTTTGCCGCGATCAATTTGCTGGAACGCCTTGCGCTGCGGCGGTGGACTGAATCCTAG
- a CDS encoding ABC transporter ATP-binding protein, with translation MIQLSAVTKSFADQQVIAATDLTIEQGQFVSLVGPSGCGKSTLLRLIAGLETVTSGEVTIDHNVPAQTETAFVFQDPTLLPWRTTYDNIRLPLELLGRTGAEPLAKIPAAIKLVGLRQADARKLPRMLSGGMRMRVSLARALVTDPQVLLLDEPFAALDDILRQQLNEELLAIWSQRKWTGVFVTHNVAEAVFLSQRVLVMSARPGQIIADVPIQFDAPRSAELRSSGEFAAQCGVISNHLRQGAA, from the coding sequence ATGATTCAACTTTCCGCGGTCACCAAATCGTTCGCCGATCAGCAGGTGATCGCCGCTACCGACCTGACAATCGAACAAGGTCAGTTCGTTTCGTTGGTCGGTCCTTCGGGCTGCGGCAAGTCGACCCTCTTACGGCTGATTGCCGGACTTGAGACCGTCACCAGCGGCGAGGTCACCATCGACCACAATGTCCCCGCCCAAACAGAGACCGCGTTTGTCTTTCAAGATCCGACGCTGTTGCCGTGGCGCACGACCTACGACAATATCCGCTTACCGTTGGAATTATTGGGGAGGACCGGCGCCGAGCCGCTGGCCAAAATCCCTGCGGCGATCAAGTTAGTCGGCCTGCGGCAAGCAGACGCGCGCAAGCTGCCGCGGATGCTCTCTGGCGGGATGAGAATGCGAGTCTCACTAGCGCGGGCGCTGGTGACCGATCCGCAAGTTTTGTTGTTAGACGAACCGTTCGCCGCCCTTGATGACATTTTGCGTCAGCAATTGAATGAAGAGCTGTTGGCGATTTGGAGCCAACGAAAATGGACCGGCGTCTTTGTCACGCACAACGTCGCCGAAGCGGTCTTCTTGAGTCAGCGAGTGTTGGTCATGTCGGCTCGACCGGGCCAGATTATCGCCGATGTGCCGATCCAGTTTGATGCGCCGCGCAGCGCCGAACTACGTTCCTCGGGTGAGTTCGCAGCCCAATGCGGCGTGATCTCTAACCACTTGCGTCAAGGAGCCGCCTGA
- a CDS encoding SHD1 domain-containing protein — protein MRAFLISLLVIGYAVPVLAREWHAREGGFSIKAELVELRGDSVVLKREDNGQEISVPLDKLSLDDVRFVHAELARPNNAPSGGPQKTPAPTMAPASKPTSSFAPPRRPTTRVDSSASTAVRAASPARMDRNGYPMTPRSNAAAPPLATASQRGWQVSADPNPFDFELPQGVQVQATLPKEILGASAAYAEHLGHFVFFDKRPRIFQAFHLPSQKIVGKIEFDSTYPEQIEYSVDGLSMAVEMRDGPTDLRTVEIWSFATGQLVRSFPMADKLTRISAIRFAGPDRIVIAKKKEDLLGCYDIATGRVISETTIPEFYNNKSIAISPSGAYAAILASKSKQVHLIDLRSGVEAGVVGGEDQIPKDSSLMRLCFSPDGEELLAYSSLRQRRHLITWDMRSGERLVDLNFKEDPSRAGDIVYSYGGRSIEWRPDRSGWLFAGRVMVERHRTEAIWTDDSPRGNYDNRSSRRFVDNDRLLVFSQKSYKESTLSLMKLPIEKIEATRSLLAKGGSAVDLGLPPLTQIFVGQVQEIASNTQWSYQPDIAPQIAAADLKSSIDIQASYQQLKSLNICRASNRAVVGFSELDEKQRLKGLHSSDAQHLELIDLAEGKSIHRMTLPMATRLMAVAGSGDWAAFVLPSKRDRVDLFDLTTGKSVVAFRPFGNGDDKIKEAAFGSDRATLWILTDAGELTQWHLPDCRAVARRDYGDRASIQSSPSGRTLCVASSKSYDLLDADTGKMLGTLANPDRSWHGHAGYVAFSDDGRKLAIARKSGRQPQEVLLCNLVTNAVAHKFNLPYTPYGLSWGSDLVLLIDVVTPMDEKQEPRHLVAVDLLSERVAWHYRLLLEGQHGFRGSDGRHWYVAGDRRRRDSMLQAVLLPQRDELARFSDLKPLAPLLGPGDALNIRIDASIPSVDPKRPNVKQELLESLQDRAVALGYRIDPAAEHTFVVEARESGTGKSVQVQELGKRSSKITIPISEVKVAAKIVNRQGAVVWTVKDTMRTSVGYIANIPQGTSPAAYFRNQLWDSVSNWMFGTPFPGVILSPAASTGSGVSSLSATGAKIEGVAPPTN, from the coding sequence GTGCGCGCCTTTCTCATTTCTCTGCTCGTAATTGGCTACGCAGTTCCGGTTTTGGCGCGCGAATGGCATGCTCGCGAAGGAGGCTTTTCGATCAAAGCCGAACTCGTCGAGCTGCGCGGCGACTCCGTCGTGTTAAAGCGAGAGGATAACGGGCAAGAGATCTCCGTTCCGCTTGATAAGCTGAGTCTCGACGACGTCCGTTTCGTGCATGCTGAATTGGCCCGACCGAACAACGCGCCCAGTGGCGGCCCACAGAAAACCCCGGCCCCAACTATGGCGCCAGCGTCGAAGCCAACGTCTTCGTTTGCGCCTCCTCGCCGTCCGACAACGCGGGTAGATTCGTCCGCCTCAACTGCCGTGAGAGCGGCTTCCCCCGCTCGCATGGATCGGAACGGCTATCCCATGACGCCGCGCAGCAACGCTGCAGCGCCTCCCCTGGCGACTGCTTCGCAGCGCGGTTGGCAAGTTTCCGCCGATCCTAATCCATTCGACTTTGAACTACCCCAAGGCGTGCAGGTTCAAGCCACCTTGCCGAAGGAAATCTTGGGCGCATCGGCGGCATATGCCGAGCATCTGGGTCATTTCGTTTTTTTTGATAAGCGACCGAGAATTTTTCAGGCGTTTCATCTCCCTTCGCAAAAGATCGTCGGGAAAATCGAGTTCGATTCGACCTATCCAGAACAGATTGAGTATAGTGTCGATGGTCTTTCGATGGCGGTCGAAATGCGCGACGGACCTACCGACCTGCGGACCGTGGAGATTTGGTCATTCGCGACAGGTCAGCTTGTGCGCAGTTTCCCGATGGCTGACAAACTGACGAGAATATCGGCGATTCGTTTTGCAGGCCCGGATCGCATTGTCATCGCCAAAAAAAAGGAGGATCTGCTGGGATGCTATGACATCGCAACCGGTCGCGTGATCAGCGAAACAACCATTCCAGAGTTCTACAACAACAAATCGATCGCGATCAGCCCAAGCGGCGCTTACGCGGCGATCCTCGCTTCGAAATCAAAACAAGTGCATTTGATCGATCTGCGTTCAGGCGTCGAAGCAGGCGTCGTCGGCGGCGAAGATCAGATCCCGAAAGACTCGTCCCTAATGCGTCTTTGTTTCTCGCCGGATGGCGAAGAACTGCTCGCGTATTCGTCCCTACGACAGCGCCGACACTTGATCACCTGGGACATGCGCAGCGGCGAACGACTGGTGGATCTCAATTTTAAGGAAGATCCAAGTCGAGCGGGCGACATCGTTTATTCCTATGGCGGACGTTCGATTGAATGGCGTCCCGATCGAAGCGGTTGGCTGTTTGCCGGTCGCGTGATGGTCGAGCGTCATCGAACGGAAGCGATTTGGACCGACGATTCGCCGCGTGGGAACTACGATAATCGCTCGTCTCGACGCTTCGTCGACAACGACCGCTTGTTGGTCTTCTCCCAAAAATCCTATAAGGAATCGACACTCTCCCTGATGAAGCTTCCGATCGAGAAGATCGAAGCGACCCGATCTCTCCTCGCCAAAGGGGGTTCGGCCGTCGACCTGGGCTTGCCCCCGTTGACGCAAATCTTTGTCGGCCAAGTGCAAGAAATCGCTTCCAATACGCAATGGAGCTATCAGCCCGACATAGCGCCGCAAATCGCCGCAGCGGACCTGAAAAGCAGTATCGACATACAAGCGTCCTACCAACAGTTGAAGAGTCTGAACATCTGCCGCGCCTCCAATCGCGCCGTTGTCGGCTTCAGCGAGTTGGATGAGAAACAACGCTTGAAGGGCCTTCATTCCAGCGATGCACAGCATCTGGAACTGATCGATTTGGCCGAAGGAAAATCGATTCACCGCATGACGCTTCCGATGGCTACCCGCTTGATGGCAGTCGCCGGGTCCGGCGACTGGGCCGCATTTGTATTGCCGAGCAAGCGGGATCGCGTCGACCTGTTTGATCTGACGACCGGCAAGTCGGTTGTCGCGTTTCGTCCCTTTGGAAACGGCGACGACAAGATCAAGGAAGCGGCGTTTGGCTCCGATCGTGCGACGTTGTGGATCTTGACAGATGCGGGAGAACTGACCCAGTGGCATTTGCCCGATTGTCGAGCCGTTGCGCGGCGGGATTATGGTGATCGGGCCAGCATCCAATCGTCTCCCAGCGGCCGCACCTTATGCGTTGCGTCGTCAAAGTCCTACGATCTGCTTGACGCCGACACCGGAAAAATGCTGGGAACGCTCGCGAATCCGGACCGCTCGTGGCATGGCCATGCAGGGTACGTCGCATTCTCCGACGATGGTCGCAAACTGGCGATTGCACGCAAGTCGGGACGACAACCGCAAGAGGTGCTGCTTTGTAATCTTGTGACGAACGCCGTGGCGCATAAATTCAATCTGCCGTACACGCCGTATGGACTTTCGTGGGGGTCCGATCTTGTGTTGCTTATCGACGTCGTGACGCCGATGGACGAAAAGCAGGAACCACGTCATTTGGTTGCGGTCGATTTGCTCTCTGAGCGGGTTGCCTGGCACTATCGGCTGCTGCTAGAGGGACAACATGGTTTTCGCGGGTCGGACGGGCGCCATTGGTACGTCGCCGGCGATCGAAGGCGCCGAGACTCGATGTTGCAGGCTGTTCTCTTGCCGCAGCGGGACGAGCTCGCCAGATTCAGTGATTTAAAGCCGCTAGCGCCGCTCCTCGGTCCAGGCGACGCTCTCAACATTCGGATTGATGCGTCGATCCCGTCCGTTGATCCGAAGCGACCCAATGTAAAGCAGGAACTACTCGAGTCGCTGCAAGACAGAGCCGTCGCGTTGGGCTATCGAATTGATCCCGCGGCAGAGCATACGTTTGTGGTGGAAGCAAGAGAATCAGGAACCGGCAAATCGGTGCAGGTGCAAGAGTTGGGAAAACGGTCTTCCAAGATAACGATTCCTATTTCCGAGGTGAAAGTAGCGGCAAAAATCGTCAATCGTCAGGGCGCCGTCGTTTGGACCGTGAAAGACACGATGCGGACCAGCGTCGGCTACATCGCCAACATTCCTCAAGGGACCAGTCCTGCCGCCTACTTTCGAAACCAGCTGTGGGACTCGGTGAGCAACTGGATGTTCGGAACGCCATTTCCCGGCGTCATTTTGAGCCCGGCCGCATCAACCGGAAGCGGCGTCTCTTCTTTGTCAGCGACGGGGGCGAAAATCGAAGGAGTGGCTCCGCCGACCAACTAG